A single region of the Diadema setosum chromosome 14, eeDiaSeto1, whole genome shotgun sequence genome encodes:
- the LOC140237492 gene encoding natural resistance-associated macrophage protein 1-like yields MGRFGQQKSEQMETVPPHSEVSKNGPAHENHVGDTATAIGSPASGDLHKVESGMENGGNQPGARTADEGGGFEITPGTVIIPETESSSFSFRKLWAFTGPGFLMSIAYLDPGNIESDLQSGAVAEYKLLWVLMWCTVMGLVIQLLAARLGNATGYHLAQVCYREYPRFPRLLLWLMIEIAIIGSDIQEVVGSAIAINLLSSGKIPIFAGCLITGIDTFTFLFLEQAGLRKLEALFGVLISTMAFSFLYMYITVKPDQGEILKGLWFPWCEGCELPAIQQAVGIVGAVIMPHNIYLHSALVLSRRIDHTDRRRVREANMYYSIESAIALFVSFLINLFVVAVFAAAFYQRANPSLMNAGVWIGEKYGNAMKIIWGIGILAAGQSSTMTGTYAGQFAMEGFLGIHWAKWKRVLLTRSIAMVPTILVAVLATKALDQLNNVINVIQSIQLPFALLPVLYFTSQERLMGEFQNSRFTKVIVWALAILVMGVNFYLVFAEISNSPWWTYLLIAVLGVLYVIFVGYLAFGVELSHTIKCWVLRRLGRMEYTRLEEEFTASRPQYPQSPSLTLQASDHYDTIN; encoded by the exons ATGGGTCGCTTCGGGCAGCAGAAATCAGAGCAGATGGAAACCGTGCCTCCGCACTCTGAAGTCTCCAAAAATGGGCCAGCCCATGAGAATCACGTTGGAGATACTGCCACAGCTATCGGGAGTCCCGCCTCCGGAGACCTCCACAAAGTGGAATCTGGGATGGAAAATGGAGGAAACCAGCCCGGAGCACGCACCGCAGACGAGGGCGGTGGCTTCGAGATCACTCCAGGAACAGTCATCATTCCAGAAACTGAGAGT TCATCCTTTAGCTTCCGCAAGCTCTGGGCGTTCACTGGTCCTGGCTTCCTCATGAGCATCGCCTACTTGGACCCAGGAAACATTGAGTCGGATCTGCAGTCAGGTGCTGTGGCAGAGTACAAG CTTCTCTGGGTCCTAATGTGGTGCACAGTCATGGGTCTTGTTATCCAGCTACTGGCTGCACGCCTTGGAAATGCAACAG GGTATCATCTGGCACAGGTGTGCTACCGGGAGTACCCAAGGTTCCCCCGTTTGCTGCTCTGGCTCATGATCGAGATTGCCATCATAGGCTCCGACATCCAAGAGGTTGTCGGGTCGGCCATTGCCATCAATCTGCTCTCCAGTGGAAA AATTCCGATCTTTGCTGGCTGCCTCATCACTGGTATAGACACCTTTACATTCCTGTTTCTGGAACAAGCAG GTCTGCGAAAGCTGGAGGCTCTCTTTGGCGTCTTGATCTCCACAATGGCTTTCTCTTTTCTCTACATG TACATCACAGTAAAGCCTGACCAGGGTGAGATATTGAAGGGTCTCTGGTTTCCATGGTGCGAGGGATGTGAGCTGCCAGCCATCCAACAGGCTGTTGGCATTGTTGGGGCGGTCATCATGCCGCACAACATCTACCTGCACTCAGCCCTGGTTCTG AGTCGAAGGATAGACCACACAGACAGAAGGAGAGTGAGGGAGGCCAACATGTACTACTCCATAGAGTCAG CGATTGCCCTGTTTGTCTCATTCCTCATCAACCTGTTTGTTGTGGCCGTCTTCGCTGCTGCCTTCTACCAGCGAGCAAATCCAAGTCTGATGAATGCT GGTGTGTGGATCGGTGAGAAGTATGGCAATGCTATGAAGATCATTTGGGGCATCGGGATCTTGGCCGCTGGGCAGAGTTCAACCATGACT GGGACATATGCTGGACAGTTTGCAATGGAG GGATTTTTGGGCATCCACTGGGCCAAGTGGAAGCGGGTGCTTCTTACCCGCTCCATTGCCATGGTGCCCACCATCTTGGTAGCCGTCCTGGCCACGAAAGCACTTGACCAACTCAACAACGTCATCAACGTCATCCAGAGCATCCAGCTGCCCTTTGCCCTCCTCCCAGTCCTCTACTTCACCAGCCAGGAGAGGCTCATGGGGGAATTCCAAAACTCAAG GTTTACCAAGGTCATTGTGTGGGCTCTTGCCATCTTGGTGATGGGGGTCAACTTTTACCTGGTGTTTGCA GAAATCAGTAACAGTCCTTGGTGGACGTATCTCCTTATTGCTGTCCTTGGAGTTCTTTACGTCATTTTTGTTGGTTATCTG